A segment of the Desulfurococcus mucosus DSM 2162 genome:
CAACACAGCCGAGAAGCTTAGGACACCCGTGATACTTCTAAGCGATGCAGTGATAGCCCATCTCTGGGAGCCACTGGTGATCCGGGAGAGAGGTGAGGTGGAGATCATTGAGCGCCGGAAGCCAGCTGGCAGGGAAGGCTATAAACCATACATGCCGGGCGACGACCTGGTTCCACCCATGGCGTGCTTTGGAGAAGGCTTCAAAGTACTTGTTGAATCACTTACACACGATGAAAGAGGGTTCTACGCTCCATCCACCACATACCATAGGAGCACAGTGGTGAGGCTGGCGTTGAAGATACTTAAGAACATAGACTACGTCTTCGAGTACGAGGCCTACATGATGGATGACGCTGAGGTAGCCCTTGTCTCATACGGGTCAACGGCTAGGACCGTTTACGCCTTGATGAGGGAGCTACGGAGGAAGGGCGTTAAAGCCGGCTTACTCCGCTTGAAGACGCTGTGGCCGCTTGACGAGGAGAAGATTTACAGGAGTGTTAAGGCAGGCAGGATCATTGTTGTCGAGAACAACATGGGCAAGCTCTACCTTGATGTGAAGAGGATATTCAGGGATAGAGAGGTCTACCCCGCACCAGTTATAAGCCTGGAGCTGCCCACGGTGAGCGAAGCCATGGAGGTGGTTGAACAATGGCTGTAGCCCCTAGATACATGCATCCATTAGACAGGCATCTACGCTTAGAGAGAATACCAACCCTCTACTGCCCCGGCTGCGGGCTAGGAATAGGTCTGGGAGCAATGCTCAGGGCGCTGGATAAGAGGATCAAGGAGGGCGTTGTCAAGGAGGACAAGGTGGTCTGGGTGGGAGGCATAGGGTGCTCTGCCAGGATGGCCTTCTACGTCAACTATGACTCCGCACACGTGCTTCATGGAAGGGCGATACCTTTCGCAATAGGAGCGAAGCTCGCCAACCCTGAGCTAACCCTCATAGTGGTGGGCGGGGACGGCGACATAGCCGGGATAGGCGGGAACCACATCCTCCACGCTGCCAAGAGGAACATAGACCTGGTTACAGTAATGTTCACCAACTTCGTCTACGCGATGACAGGCGGCCAGGTCGCACCCACCACTCCTCTCCGAGTCAAGACGACGACAACGCCCCACGGCAACCCTGAGCCACCTCTAAACATAATCAAGGTGGTTGCATCCCTGAACGCCAACTATGTTGCAAGGGCAAGCATAACAACACCCCACTACATCGAGCAATTCTTCTACAGGGCTCTAGGCATGAAGGGGTTCAGGTTCCTCGAGGTGGTGAGCACCTGCCCGGAGGTGTATGGCAGGCACATAGGGTTAAGGGACCCGGTTGAAATGTACAATGAGCTGAGGAAGAGGGTTAAGTACAAGCCGAACCCAACGATAGATGAGGCAATCATAGACTGGGATAAAGGCATAGTCATAGGGGAGTTCATTGTGAGAGACAACCCATCCTACATGGATCTGGTGAGGGGGTTGAAGTGAAGGTGGAGATACTTATCATTGGGAGAGGCGGACAGGGA
Coding sequences within it:
- a CDS encoding 2-oxoacid:acceptor oxidoreductase subunit alpha, with protein sequence MRKTFASGNMAVAEAAITAGLKFYAGYPITPSSEIMEYLAEHLPRHGGIVIQMEDEIASINAVVGASWANVKAMTATSGPGFSLMAEGLGLAVMTETPLVVVDVMRAGPSTGVPTKTTQADIFQARWLAHGDYIIPSYAPWSVQEAYDLTIKAFNTAEKLRTPVILLSDAVIAHLWEPLVIRERGEVEIIERRKPAGREGYKPYMPGDDLVPPMACFGEGFKVLVESLTHDERGFYAPSTTYHRSTVVRLALKILKNIDYVFEYEAYMMDDAEVALVSYGSTARTVYALMRELRRKGVKAGLLRLKTLWPLDEEKIYRSVKAGRIIVVENNMGKLYLDVKRIFRDREVYPAPVISLELPTVSEAMEVVEQWL
- a CDS encoding thiamine pyrophosphate-dependent enzyme, with protein sequence MAVAPRYMHPLDRHLRLERIPTLYCPGCGLGIGLGAMLRALDKRIKEGVVKEDKVVWVGGIGCSARMAFYVNYDSAHVLHGRAIPFAIGAKLANPELTLIVVGGDGDIAGIGGNHILHAAKRNIDLVTVMFTNFVYAMTGGQVAPTTPLRVKTTTTPHGNPEPPLNIIKVVASLNANYVARASITTPHYIEQFFYRALGMKGFRFLEVVSTCPEVYGRHIGLRDPVEMYNELRKRVKYKPNPTIDEAIIDWDKGIVIGEFIVRDNPSYMDLVRGLK